One Kineococcus radiotolerans SRS30216 = ATCC BAA-149 DNA window includes the following coding sequences:
- a CDS encoding MFS transporter yields the protein MTPPARQPAHPNPALPLDPGRPASTRRQWAALAVLVLPVLLISIDMTVLSFALPAISEAMSPTGTQLLWIVDGYSLAIAGLLVTMGTLGDRHGARRMLLVGGAGFGVVSLLAAFADSPTALIAARIALGVFGATLMPSTLSLLRSTFTDREQRRTAFAVWAGGFAAGGALGPIVGGWLLEHFWWGSVFLLNVPFMVALLVLVPLLVREHRSPAARGRIDVTSVAVSILALTALVYGVKTLAEHGPTAAPVATTLLGAGLAVVFVRRQNALADPLLDVDLFRLPVFRASVLANLMSICGMTGMLFAVSQHLQLVLGLRPLTAGLLLLPGAVVTFLAGLAAARLARRLRLDLLIVTGLLLGTAGYAVMATLGAGRGTAAAAQLAVAFAVLCAGAGLAETLTNDAILSAAPAERSGAASAISETAYEVGAVLGTTVLGSVLNAVYRGRVELPASASPEQAGAARETLGGAVEVAAALPDGPALLDSARAAFAQGLDATALAGAVLTAAAAFVVWRTLRPARGAAAVDVTPREVAVAERA from the coding sequence ATGACCCCGCCCGCCCGGCAGCCCGCGCACCCGAACCCGGCGCTCCCCCTCGACCCCGGTCGACCCGCGAGCACCCGCCGGCAGTGGGCGGCGCTGGCGGTCCTGGTGCTGCCGGTGCTGCTCATCTCCATCGACATGACGGTGCTGAGCTTCGCGCTGCCCGCCATCAGCGAGGCGATGTCGCCCACCGGCACGCAGCTGCTGTGGATCGTGGACGGGTACTCCCTGGCCATCGCCGGGCTGCTCGTCACCATGGGCACCCTCGGGGACCGCCACGGGGCCCGGCGGATGCTGCTCGTCGGCGGCGCCGGGTTCGGCGTGGTGTCCCTGCTCGCCGCGTTCGCCGACTCCCCGACCGCGCTCATCGCCGCCCGCATCGCCCTCGGCGTCTTCGGCGCGACCCTCATGCCCTCCACGCTGTCGCTGCTGCGCAGCACCTTCACCGACCGCGAGCAGCGCCGGACGGCCTTCGCGGTGTGGGCCGGCGGGTTCGCCGCCGGCGGCGCGCTGGGGCCCATCGTCGGCGGCTGGCTGCTGGAGCACTTCTGGTGGGGCTCGGTGTTCCTGCTCAACGTGCCGTTCATGGTGGCGCTGCTGGTGCTGGTGCCGCTGCTCGTGCGCGAGCACCGCTCCCCCGCCGCGCGCGGGCGCATCGACGTCACCAGCGTCGCCGTGTCCATCCTCGCCCTGACCGCGCTGGTCTACGGGGTCAAGACCCTCGCCGAGCACGGGCCCACCGCGGCGCCGGTCGCCACGACCCTCCTCGGCGCGGGCCTGGCGGTGGTCTTCGTGCGCCGCCAGAACGCGCTGGCCGACCCGCTGCTGGACGTGGACCTCTTCCGCCTGCCCGTCTTCCGCGCCTCGGTGCTGGCCAACCTCATGAGCATCTGCGGCATGACGGGGATGCTGTTCGCCGTCTCCCAGCACCTCCAGCTCGTCCTCGGCCTGCGGCCGCTGACCGCGGGCCTGCTGCTGCTGCCCGGCGCCGTCGTCACCTTCCTCGCCGGTCTCGCCGCCGCCCGCCTCGCCCGCCGGCTGCGGCTGGACCTGCTCATCGTCACCGGCCTGCTGCTGGGCACCGCCGGGTACGCGGTGATGGCCACGCTGGGCGCCGGTCGCGGCACGGCGGCGGCCGCGCAGCTCGCCGTGGCCTTCGCCGTGCTGTGCGCGGGGGCCGGGCTGGCCGAGACCCTCACCAACGACGCGATCCTCTCCGCCGCCCCGGCGGAACGCTCCGGTGCCGCGTCGGCGATCTCCGAGACCGCCTACGAGGTCGGCGCGGTGCTGGGCACGACCGTCCTGGGCAGCGTGCTCAACGCCGTCTACCGCGGCCGGGTCGAGCTGCCCGCGAGCGCGTCCCCGGAGCAGGCCGGCGCGGCCCGGGAGACCCTCGGCGGGGCGGTGGAGGTGGCCGCGGCGCTGCCCGACGGCCCGGCGCTGCTGGACTCCGCCCGCGCCGCGTTCGCCCAAGGCCTGGACGCGACGGCGCTGGCCGGGGCGGTGCTGACGGCGGCGGCGGCGTTCGTGGTCTGGCGCACGCTGCGCCCGGCCCGGGGCGCGGCCGCCGTGGACGTCACCCCCCGGGAGGTGGCGGTCGCCGAGCGGGCCTAG
- a CDS encoding TetR/AcrR family transcriptional regulator: protein MARDPAATRDRLVDAFAEIVVATGARSATLEAVATSAGVSKGGLLYHFGSKDALVEGLLDRVRRLAAEDREQMRAAPEGPAAYYVRTSATEAQVSGEDVDPLSRVIIATMRLAQAGDARTVAVYTEVNDAWRRLIEEQVGGDRVLARLIQCIGDGLWASSSMGVPVTDLDDVVARVQRLVASSRPAGETG from the coding sequence ATGGCCCGTGACCCCGCCGCGACGCGCGACCGCCTCGTCGACGCCTTCGCCGAAATCGTCGTCGCCACCGGGGCCCGCTCGGCCACCCTCGAAGCCGTCGCCACCTCCGCCGGGGTCTCCAAGGGCGGGCTGCTCTACCACTTCGGGTCCAAGGACGCCCTCGTCGAGGGGCTCCTGGACCGCGTGCGCCGGCTCGCCGCCGAGGACCGCGAGCAGATGCGCGCCGCCCCCGAGGGGCCGGCCGCGTACTACGTGCGCACCTCCGCCACCGAGGCCCAGGTGAGCGGCGAGGACGTCGACCCGCTGAGCCGGGTCATCATCGCCACCATGCGGCTGGCCCAGGCCGGCGACGCCCGCACGGTCGCGGTCTACACCGAGGTCAACGACGCCTGGCGCCGGCTCATCGAGGAGCAGGTCGGCGGCGACCGCGTCCTGGCTCGGCTCATCCAGTGCATCGGCGACGGGCTCTGGGCCTCCTCCTCCATGGGGGTCCCGGTCACCGACCTCGACGACGTCGTCGCCCGGGTGCAGCGCCTGGTCGCCTCCAGCCGCCCCGCGGGGGAGACCGGCTGA